One genomic window of Sphingobacterium oryzagri includes the following:
- a CDS encoding DUF5712 family protein → MFINISASETGNNKGSSSALVQYLEKENKGRHRSEHEAWFNGGDRSIQPHEVRMAIDGNISKLGKNDSKFFLINLSPSSKELAHLLVVYGEEGLKDQLKSFAERMMDEYARNFKREGVKSSADLLWFAKVEDQRYYRHTDKAVKEGIRKVGDIKEGLQTHVQIIVSRKDITGRIKLSPQNTSKGSNAKHSAKLGQFDRKAFKQSGEHVFDTMFGFQRNLKDTVAYASVMKNGSIADKLDMFASCNLARELQVDNQIIQQPERDDLSSRSPATGNMQKEEYSTSVFSDFGLNIQADQIVPEEEKRKRRINKR, encoded by the coding sequence ATGTTTATCAATATCAGCGCTTCGGAAACAGGAAACAACAAGGGCAGCAGCAGCGCACTTGTACAGTATCTAGAGAAGGAAAATAAGGGGCGTCACAGAAGTGAACATGAAGCCTGGTTTAATGGCGGAGATCGCTCTATCCAGCCGCATGAGGTACGCATGGCGATTGACGGAAACATTTCTAAACTAGGAAAGAACGATAGTAAGTTTTTCCTGATAAACCTCAGCCCAAGTAGCAAGGAGCTTGCCCACCTGCTGGTCGTCTATGGAGAGGAAGGCTTAAAGGATCAACTTAAATCCTTTGCCGAGCGGATGATGGACGAGTATGCCCGTAATTTTAAACGGGAGGGTGTTAAAAGTTCCGCTGACCTGCTCTGGTTTGCCAAGGTGGAAGACCAGCGTTATTACAGACATACCGATAAAGCGGTCAAAGAGGGTATCAGGAAGGTTGGGGATATCAAGGAAGGATTACAGACCCACGTGCAGATCATTGTCAGCCGCAAGGATATCACAGGCCGTATCAAGCTGAGCCCACAGAATACCTCCAAGGGCAGTAATGCCAAGCATTCTGCAAAATTGGGACAGTTTGATAGAAAGGCTTTTAAGCAGTCGGGAGAACATGTCTTTGATACCATGTTCGGTTTCCAGCGTAATCTAAAGGATACGGTGGCTTATGCTTCGGTCATGAAGAACGGTAGCATCGCGGATAAGCTAGATATGTTTGCCAGTTGTAATTTAGCAAGAGAGCTTCAAGTAGACAATCAAATTATCCAGCAACCTGAAAGGGATGATCTATCTTCTAGGTCGCCTGCCACGGGTAACATGCAAAAAGAAGAATATTCAACGAGTGTGTTTTCGGATTTCGGGTTGAACATTCAGGCAGATCAGATCGTACCGGAGGAAGAAAAGCGCAAACGCCGGATCAATAAGCGATAA
- a CDS encoding helix-turn-helix domain-containing protein, whose amino-acid sequence MHIGHNIKRIREIQGIKQEAFGQMCRSRYSQQRISDFENMIALDEPLLEELANALGVSPDFVKSFKDENVIYNIQNNGNIFNDNAVDHSTNSSQHTQPTIHHDGADKMMALLEKFIEEDRAKTQSIAELSRAVLDLTLEVKKLKEEK is encoded by the coding sequence ATGCATATAGGCCATAACATCAAGCGTATCCGCGAGATTCAGGGGATCAAACAGGAAGCTTTCGGACAGATGTGCCGCAGCAGGTATTCCCAGCAGCGCATTTCCGATTTTGAAAATATGATTGCACTCGATGAGCCACTCTTGGAGGAACTTGCCAATGCACTAGGAGTTTCGCCAGATTTTGTCAAATCATTTAAGGATGAAAATGTGATCTATAATATCCAGAATAATGGCAATATATTTAACGATAACGCTGTCGATCACTCTACAAACTCTAGCCAACATACTCAACCAACTATCCATCACGATGGTGCTGATAAGATGATGGCACTATTGGAAAAATTTATTGAGGAAGATCGAGCCAAAACACAGTCCATTGCGGAGTTAAGCCGAGCAGTACTAGATCTAACCTTAGAGGTCAAGAAACTAAAGGAAGAAAAATAA
- a CDS encoding organic hydroperoxide resistance protein, translating to MKVLYTAEATATGGRNGQVKSDNGVLDLQVRAPKAMGGGSDDYTNPEQLFAGGYAACFDSALNHTIRLEKVNTGETSVTAKVSIGPLEGGAFGLEVELAVNIPDVSIEEARRLTERAHQVCPYSNATRNNIEVRLVTTNN from the coding sequence ATGAAAGTATTATATACGGCAGAGGCTACTGCTACAGGAGGTAGAAATGGCCAGGTAAAAAGTGATAACGGAGTTTTAGATCTACAGGTCAGAGCACCTAAGGCCATGGGCGGTGGAAGCGATGATTACACAAATCCAGAGCAACTATTTGCAGGGGGGTATGCTGCCTGTTTTGATAGCGCACTGAACCACACTATTCGTTTGGAAAAAGTAAATACTGGTGAAACGTCCGTTACTGCAAAGGTATCAATAGGACCTTTAGAAGGCGGTGCATTTGGCCTGGAAGTAGAACTGGCAGTAAATATTCCAGATGTATCCATTGAAGAAGCCAGGCGGCTCACCGAACGCGCACATCAGGTATGTCCCTACTCCAATGCTACCAGAAATAATATTGAGGTAAGACTTGTTACGACAAACAATTAA
- a CDS encoding helix-turn-helix domain-containing protein, which produces MDVHVLSNQELERFKRELLDEIRSMLSQSTDESTAKQWLRSAEVRKMLGISPGTLQNLRVNGTLPYRKIGGSMFYARQDIERMMKGGCANG; this is translated from the coding sequence ATGGATGTACACGTACTATCAAACCAAGAGCTAGAGCGCTTCAAGCGCGAACTGCTCGATGAAATCAGGTCAATGCTTAGCCAAAGCACGGATGAATCTACTGCAAAACAATGGCTGCGCAGCGCCGAGGTGCGCAAGATGCTGGGTATCTCGCCGGGCACGCTCCAAAACCTACGCGTGAACGGAACATTGCCCTACCGCAAGATTGGCGGAAGCATGTTCTACGCCAGACAGGACATTGAAAGGATGATGAAGGGAGGTTGTGCCAATGGCTAA
- a CDS encoding NmrA family NAD(P)-binding protein: MENKQNHTVLILGASGTIGSQLVKDLEDKPVNIRITSRKQNEVERIVAEGKDCKFLDLDDPKTFAFALAGVDSVFLLTGYTVGMLTQSKTLVDAAKKAGVSHIVHVGVFAEWDTTDAHFAWHQMIEKYIEASGMAWTHLHPNMFMEALTGAYLPKNFTYTTYWEDRRVGYIAASDIAAVAAKVLVDGPRLHASKDYWLSVESHNGKEIAQLMSEVTGLEIKCEKKRT, translated from the coding sequence ATGGAAAATAAGCAAAATCACACAGTACTGATCTTAGGTGCCAGTGGAACAATCGGGAGTCAACTGGTTAAAGACCTAGAAGATAAACCTGTTAATATTCGGATCACTTCTCGTAAGCAGAACGAGGTAGAGCGAATTGTAGCCGAAGGAAAAGACTGCAAGTTTCTTGACCTTGATGATCCGAAAACGTTTGCTTTTGCTCTTGCCGGTGTTGATAGCGTATTTCTTTTAACGGGATACACGGTTGGCATGCTCACGCAGAGTAAAACATTAGTGGATGCAGCGAAAAAAGCAGGTGTTAGTCATATTGTACATGTGGGCGTCTTCGCTGAATGGGATACAACTGATGCTCACTTTGCCTGGCATCAGATGATCGAAAAATACATTGAGGCAAGCGGTATGGCATGGACACACCTCCATCCCAATATGTTCATGGAAGCCCTTACGGGTGCTTACCTACCAAAAAACTTTACCTATACCACTTACTGGGAAGATCGCAGGGTTGGTTATATTGCGGCTAGTGATATTGCTGCCGTTGCCGCAAAAGTTCTTGTGGATGGCCCGAGGCTACACGCCAGCAAGGATTATTGGTTAAGTGTCGAAAGCCATAATGGAAAAGAAATTGCACAGCTGATGAGCGAGGTGACCGGACTTGAAATCAAGTGCGAAAAAAAAAGGACTTGA
- a CDS encoding BfmA/BtgA family mobilization protein: MARIDTNVKSIRYPVPCDEKLTLLARKLKRTKRQLFIEMVDYFYRSKKDPADMNDEMLKSDLSRIGNRLVGFFRTQESELLVPIHGMAQELVGNTETVKDELKSIHEKQGDAEKLLRENTKHASEQIRLLTSIFDGLAKMEEMRAGFRRIMEGYIAEREALGWSTSSGKKDELVRRFRLKVDRL; encoded by the coding sequence ATGGCTAGGATCGATACCAATGTCAAATCCATCCGCTATCCGGTGCCCTGTGATGAGAAGCTAACACTGCTTGCCCGTAAGCTAAAACGTACAAAACGGCAACTGTTCATCGAAATGGTGGATTATTTCTACCGTAGCAAAAAAGATCCTGCCGACATGAACGATGAAATGCTCAAGAGTGATCTTTCAAGGATCGGCAACCGCTTAGTAGGCTTCTTTCGCACACAGGAATCGGAGCTGCTCGTCCCGATACATGGCATGGCGCAGGAACTGGTGGGAAATACGGAGACAGTTAAGGACGAACTGAAATCGATCCATGAAAAACAGGGGGATGCAGAGAAACTGCTACGCGAGAATACAAAGCATGCTAGCGAACAGATTCGACTGCTAACGTCCATTTTCGACGGGCTGGCAAAAATGGAAGAGATGAGGGCGGGTTTCCGTAGAATCATGGAGGGGTACATTGCAGAGCGCGAAGCGCTTGGCTGGTCGACATCCAGTGGTAAAAAGGATGAACTTGTGCGTCGTTTCCGTCTGAAGGTGGATAGATTATAG
- a CDS encoding NADPH-dependent F420 reductase yields MKNMKIGIIGTGAIGSILAEKFAQAGHGVKVTNTREMSELEKIADSLGATAATIQEVVKDVDAIIFSMPFNAYKDLPKNLLKEVPQDVVVMDTSNYYPFRDGEIIELEQLSESEYISKILDRPIVKVFNNMLEGTLKHKGKPAGSLARVAISIAGDNPEHKKVVAQLVDVTGFDTVDGGSLSESWRQQPGTPAYCTELNEAELKQALANAEKGKAPAIRDFIMDNLRKLDSWPSYEEILAGNRLHEMGIRE; encoded by the coding sequence ATGAAAAATATGAAAATAGGAATTATCGGAACGGGTGCGATAGGAAGTATCTTAGCTGAAAAATTTGCTCAGGCAGGACATGGTGTAAAAGTGACCAATACCAGAGAAATGTCTGAACTGGAAAAAATAGCAGACAGTTTGGGCGCAACAGCAGCAACTATACAGGAGGTAGTCAAAGACGTAGATGCCATCATATTCTCTATGCCCTTCAATGCCTATAAAGATCTGCCAAAGAACTTATTGAAAGAAGTTCCTCAGGACGTGGTAGTGATGGATACTTCAAACTATTATCCGTTCAGGGACGGTGAGATTATTGAGCTGGAGCAGCTATCTGAAAGCGAGTATATTTCGAAAATACTTGATCGCCCGATTGTAAAGGTGTTCAATAATATGCTGGAAGGCACCTTGAAACACAAAGGCAAACCAGCTGGCTCATTAGCTAGAGTTGCAATTTCTATAGCCGGAGATAACCCCGAACATAAGAAAGTAGTTGCTCAACTGGTTGATGTCACAGGTTTTGATACCGTTGATGGCGGAAGTCTTTCCGAATCCTGGAGACAGCAGCCCGGTACGCCAGCCTACTGTACGGAATTGAATGAAGCCGAACTGAAACAGGCACTTGCTAACGCCGAAAAAGGAAAAGCCCCGGCAATCCGTGATTTTATAATGGACAACTTAAGAAAATTGGATTCCTGGCCTTCGTACGAAGAGATTTTAGCAGGTAACCGTTTACATGAGATGGGGATAAGAGAATAG
- a CDS encoding JAB domain-containing protein gives MKNRSIANELRVSYHRNEKLSVEDFKTVNNSKLMEKVFRKIWNSEELDVRESFYAIFFNNRLDVVGYRKIADGGLDSIMIDIRLLMSSGLLCNALRFAVAHNHPSGTLRPSGADKALTRKIIEAGNILNMELLDHIILTTDSYYSFRDEGDI, from the coding sequence ATGAAAAACAGATCGATCGCCAACGAACTGCGCGTATCCTACCACAGAAATGAAAAACTATCAGTAGAAGATTTCAAAACCGTCAACAACTCCAAGCTAATGGAAAAGGTATTCCGAAAAATATGGAATTCGGAAGAACTTGATGTGCGGGAAAGCTTTTATGCTATATTCTTTAACAATAGGCTTGATGTTGTGGGATACCGGAAGATTGCAGATGGAGGATTGGATAGCATTATGATCGACATTAGATTGCTCATGTCCTCGGGACTGCTGTGCAATGCACTCAGGTTCGCGGTAGCTCATAACCATCCTTCGGGAACGCTGAGGCCAAGCGGAGCCGATAAGGCGCTGACAAGAAAAATAATTGAAGCAGGCAATATCTTGAATATGGAGCTTTTGGATCATATCATACTCACGACAGACAGCTACTATTCCTTTAGGGATGAGGGAGACATATAG
- a CDS encoding DUF4932 domain-containing protein, whose translation MNIRIQIAVTAVLLILSNHLFSQKKDVVFNKEYIERNDGKTTIEINESQELIYIILSLTDFAKENPNMVKHESSYYDSVQTHFSPFAELRVVKEFDKLLRESLVNYFLLSANAYGFKFDNNKLIPTNIYNFPGKGIGNYEIAVNPIITHLTGLEEFVTKSSYRKFYDDNQKYYDKLKAEYESYATVDEQKEWLENRFDYKINSYRILTSPLIAGMNATHTFTDEGFKEMLLFIPTIYKNNDWGEKYQNFMNVRIIFTEIDHNYVGPVSDRYLNRLNLIFSNRSKWVDISNKTVEHYPNALKVFDEYLTWGLFILYSYDKIKGDQDLFHKMVNHVNDRMILKGFPKALEFNQKLLDLYESGKYAKIEDLYTPLLDWCESQ comes from the coding sequence ATGAATATTCGAATACAAATAGCTGTCACGGCCGTACTCTTAATCTTATCAAACCATCTATTTTCTCAAAAAAAGGACGTTGTTTTTAATAAGGAATATATTGAACGAAATGATGGGAAAACAACTATAGAAATTAATGAATCTCAAGAACTTATCTACATCATACTGTCATTAACAGATTTTGCCAAAGAGAATCCTAATATGGTGAAACATGAATCCAGTTATTATGACAGCGTCCAAACACATTTTTCACCATTTGCAGAACTGCGCGTTGTAAAAGAATTTGATAAGTTACTTCGAGAAAGTCTTGTGAACTATTTTCTGCTATCAGCAAATGCATATGGCTTTAAGTTCGATAATAATAAGCTAATCCCTACCAACATTTATAATTTTCCGGGCAAAGGAATAGGTAATTATGAAATCGCTGTTAATCCTATAATCACACACCTTACAGGTTTAGAAGAATTTGTGACAAAATCAAGTTATCGAAAATTTTACGATGATAACCAAAAGTATTACGACAAATTAAAAGCTGAGTATGAGAGCTACGCAACCGTTGACGAGCAAAAGGAGTGGTTAGAAAACCGATTTGATTATAAAATAAATAGTTACCGCATACTTACGTCCCCTTTAATAGCTGGGATGAATGCGACGCACACATTTACTGATGAGGGTTTTAAGGAAATGTTACTTTTTATACCAACCATTTATAAGAATAATGATTGGGGTGAAAAGTATCAAAATTTCATGAATGTAAGGATAATTTTTACGGAAATTGACCATAACTATGTAGGCCCAGTAAGTGATCGCTATTTAAACCGATTGAATTTAATATTTAGTAATCGTTCAAAATGGGTAGACATTAGTAATAAGACTGTTGAACATTATCCAAATGCCTTAAAAGTTTTTGATGAATATCTAACATGGGGATTATTTATCCTTTATTCTTATGATAAGATAAAGGGCGATCAAGATCTTTTCCATAAAATGGTGAATCATGTGAACGATCGAATGATTTTGAAAGGTTTTCCAAAAGCATTAGAATTCAATCAGAAATTACTAGACCTATATGAGAGTGGCAAATACGCAAAAATTGAAGATCTATATACACCACTATTGGATTGGTGCGAGAGTCAATAG
- a CDS encoding NtaA/DmoA family FMN-dependent monooxygenase (This protein belongs to a clade of FMN-dependent monooxygenases, within a broader family of flavin-dependent oxidoreductases, the luciferase-like monooxygenase (LMM) family, some of whose members use coenzyme F420 rather than FMN.), which yields MSERKKLKLAANIDGLGWNFVGWQHPDMPTDASENIDYYVQQAQLAEAAKFDTLFLVDVSHVGPGNIPHYLSMFEGSTIMSAISMKTEKIGLSATIATSYTDPYNVARQVLSLDKISRGRASVNAVTSNPGGMVNFSRGHLTKADQYPMNKEFMEILIGLWDTYEDDAFIRDKERGIYLNPGKMHALNYRGKYFSVDGPLNLSRSVQGRPVLYTAGSSATFMDHASSYTDGAFIHGQTMEATMQVANGVRARLTVKGRRPEDFIVITSQNPIVGHTDEEAVAKYKQLLAFNPKNSIPVPLFFGSAERVAAQVQLWYESGAMDMLMVRQDHPHGLRDFIELVVPILQERGVFKVNYEGDTLREHLEIPKPAFRKIG from the coding sequence ATGAGTGAAAGGAAAAAATTAAAGCTAGCTGCAAATATTGATGGCCTCGGCTGGAACTTTGTGGGGTGGCAGCATCCGGATATGCCCACGGACGCCAGTGAAAATATAGATTATTATGTGCAGCAGGCGCAACTCGCCGAGGCTGCAAAGTTCGATACGCTTTTCCTGGTCGATGTTAGCCATGTGGGGCCGGGCAATATCCCGCATTACCTCAGCATGTTCGAAGGGTCGACCATCATGTCGGCCATTAGCATGAAAACGGAGAAGATTGGTTTGTCAGCCACCATTGCTACTTCCTATACGGATCCCTACAACGTGGCCAGACAGGTTCTGTCTCTCGATAAGATTAGTAGAGGGCGGGCCTCGGTGAACGCAGTGACCTCCAATCCCGGCGGCATGGTCAATTTCAGTCGCGGTCATTTAACCAAGGCTGATCAATACCCGATGAACAAGGAATTCATGGAGATCCTGATTGGGCTCTGGGATACTTATGAGGATGATGCGTTCATCCGCGACAAGGAACGTGGTATCTACCTGAATCCTGGTAAAATGCATGCGCTCAATTACCGGGGAAAATATTTTTCGGTCGATGGACCTTTAAACCTGAGCCGTTCAGTGCAGGGCAGGCCGGTACTTTATACCGCTGGCAGTTCGGCCACCTTTATGGATCATGCGTCAAGCTATACCGACGGAGCATTTATACATGGTCAGACAATGGAAGCCACCATGCAAGTAGCAAATGGCGTCAGGGCACGGTTAACCGTAAAAGGACGTCGCCCGGAGGACTTTATTGTGATCACCAGCCAAAATCCAATCGTAGGCCATACCGATGAAGAAGCGGTGGCTAAATACAAGCAATTGCTAGCATTTAATCCCAAGAACAGCATACCTGTACCGCTCTTCTTTGGTTCGGCAGAGCGGGTCGCCGCCCAGGTGCAGTTATGGTATGAATCCGGTGCGATGGATATGCTGATGGTCAGGCAGGACCACCCCCATGGATTGAGGGATTTTATCGAACTGGTGGTTCCGATCCTACAGGAGCGCGGTGTTTTTAAGGTTAATTATGAAGGCGATACCTTAAGAGAACATCTGGAGATTCCGAAGCCAGCATTTAGAAAAATCGGTTAA
- a CDS encoding LLM class flavin-dependent oxidoreductase, which yields MDTQGIAYSILELALVPQGRTIKQTLNDSLALAKEAQAMGYKRIWFAEHHNSEYIGSTSPSLLIGYVAENTETIKVGSGGIMLPNHSPLVIAEQFGTLAHLYPGRIDLGLGRAPGTDMATAQAIRSDFMQAAHSFPKEIEKIQNYFSPGNSGSKVRAAIAEGTDVPLYILGSSTDSAHLAAQKGLPYAFASHFASTHLLDALQIYREEFQPSVVLESPYTIAGINVFVADTDEQAERLFTTLIRMFFGVLTGTTTALHPPTVMTEELRAMLQHPAVYQMLKYSFVGSKSTVKEHVQAFLNETKVDELIVVSPAHSQKDRIKSIKLFSEIMGDINSEASRADQKISK from the coding sequence ATGGACACTCAAGGTATTGCTTATTCCATTCTAGAATTGGCACTTGTACCACAGGGCCGTACCATCAAACAAACGCTGAATGATTCCCTAGCATTGGCCAAAGAAGCGCAAGCGATGGGCTATAAAAGGATCTGGTTTGCCGAACATCACAATTCGGAGTATATAGGCAGTACTTCGCCGTCACTATTGATCGGATATGTGGCTGAAAACACCGAAACCATCAAGGTAGGCTCGGGTGGCATCATGCTACCCAATCATTCTCCATTGGTTATTGCTGAACAGTTTGGTACGCTGGCACATTTGTATCCTGGACGCATCGATCTGGGTCTGGGGAGGGCACCTGGCACAGACATGGCAACTGCCCAGGCTATCCGGTCAGATTTCATGCAGGCTGCTCATTCTTTCCCTAAAGAAATTGAGAAAATTCAAAATTACTTTTCTCCTGGCAATAGTGGTTCAAAGGTGAGGGCAGCTATCGCGGAAGGAACTGATGTACCCCTGTATATATTGGGATCTAGCACCGACAGTGCACACTTAGCAGCCCAAAAAGGCTTGCCTTATGCATTTGCAAGCCACTTTGCCTCTACGCATTTACTTGACGCCCTGCAAATCTACCGCGAAGAATTCCAACCATCTGTAGTTTTAGAAAGCCCTTACACGATAGCGGGGATCAATGTATTTGTTGCAGATACAGATGAGCAAGCCGAACGTTTATTTACCACATTGATCAGGATGTTCTTTGGGGTACTTACCGGAACCACAACTGCACTACATCCTCCAACTGTCATGACAGAGGAATTGAGAGCTATGCTGCAACACCCGGCAGTTTATCAAATGCTGAAATATTCCTTCGTAGGTAGCAAGTCAACTGTAAAAGAACACGTGCAGGCATTTCTGAACGAGACTAAAGTTGACGAACTGATTGTTGTAAGCCCTGCACACAGCCAGAAAGACCGGATAAAGTCGATTAAACTTTTTTCGGAGATTATGGGCGATATCAATTCGGAAGCTTCCCGTGCTGACCAAAAAATTTCAAAATGA